In Anomalospiza imberbis isolate Cuckoo-Finch-1a 21T00152 chromosome 10, ASM3175350v1, whole genome shotgun sequence, the following proteins share a genomic window:
- the AGTR1 gene encoding type-1 angiotensin II receptor, whose translation MIPNYSTEETVKRIHVDCPVSGRHSYIYIMVPTVYSIIFIIGIFGNSLVVIVIYCYMKLKTVASIFLLNLALADLCFLITLPLWAAYTAMEYQWPFGNCLCKLASAGISFNLYASVFLLTCLSIDRYLAIVHPVQSRIRRTMFVARATCIAIWLLAGVASLPVIIHRNIFFAENLNMTVCGFRYESNNTTLRVGLGLSKNLLGFLVPFLVILTSYTLIWKTLKKAYQIQKNKTRNDDIFKMIVAIVFFFFFSWIPHQVFTFLDVLIQLHVITDCKITDIVDTAMPFTICIAYFNNCLNPFFYVFFGKNFKKYFLQLIKYIPPNVSTHPSLTTKMSSLSYRPPENIRLHTKKTAGPFDTD comes from the coding sequence ATGATTCCAAATTACTCTACTGAAGAAACTGTTAAAAGAATCCACGTGGACTGTCCTGTTTCAGGAAGGCACAGCTACATCTACATTATGGTTCCAACTGTTTACAGCATCATCTTTATCATAGGCATATTCGGGAACAGCCTGGTGGTTATTGTCATTTACTGCtacatgaaattaaaaacagTAGCCAGCATCTTTCTTCTCAACCTGGCACTGGCTGACTTGTGTTTTTTGATAACTCTGCCCCTCTGGGCAGCCTACACGGCCATGGAGTACCAGTGGCCTTTTGGCAACTGTTTGTGCAAGTTGGCCTCGGCGGGGATCAGCTTCAACCTGTACGCCAGCGTGTTCCTGCTCACCTGCCTGAGCATCGACCGCTACCTGGCCATCGTGCACCCGGTGCAGTCGCGCATCCGCCGGACCATGTTCGTGGCCCGAGCGACCTGCATCGCCATCTGGCTGCTGGCCGGCGTGGCCAGCCTGCCCGTCATCATCCACCGCAACATATTCTTTGCTGAGAACTTGAACATGACTGTCTGCGGGTTTCGCTATGAGAGCAATAACACGACGCTCCGGGTCGGGTTGGGTTTATCCAAAAATTTGCTGGgctttttagttcctttcctgGTCATATTAACAAGCTACACCTTAATTTGGAAGACTCTCAAGAAGGCATATCAAATTCAAAAAAATAAGACTAGAAATGACGATATCTTCAAGATGATTGTAGCaattgtgtttttctttttcttttcctggattCCTCATCAAGTGTTCACTTTTCTGGATGTGTTGATTCAATTACACGTAATAACAGATTGCAAAATCACCGATATTGTGGATACAGCTATGCCCTTCACCATTTGTATTGCTTATTTTAACAACTGTCTGAAtccttttttttatgttttttttgggaaaaactttaaaaaatacttccttCAGCTAATAAAATACATCCCACCGAACGTCAGCACACATCCAAGCCTCACAACCAAAATGAGCTCCCTCTCCTATCGGCCACCAGAGAATATCCGCTTGCACACTAAAAAGACTGCCGGGCCTTTCGACACCGATTGA